From Felis catus isolate Fca126 chromosome B4, F.catus_Fca126_mat1.0, whole genome shotgun sequence:
ACCCCTGCAGAGTTGGAGAGGAGATCTCGGAAGAGCCAGGGGCCCTGGAGCCCTGGCTCCGCTGGAGGGGTACTATGGAGCTAGCTAGTCCCCTCTAGAGTCGCAAGGCTGGGAAATCCAGATGCTGGAGGCCAAGGACAGGCCCGCCTCTGACAGGGTCAGGCCTAGGAAGCCACTCAGACTTTGGAGGCGTTTCTGCCACTGGCCCCACAGCTAGGAGCCGCCGGAGTCCAGAATCCTTTCCGTCGAATAGATTGGGAAACGGTTATGAAGCGGAGGTGCAGGGGGGGAGTTCCACTAGGTTAAAGCGATTCGAAGTCTGGATTCTTAAGTACTCCTTGGTTTGAGGAGGAAGTGGGTGACCATTTCAAACgtgtggaagagaagagaaattggAGGGCGTTACTTTGGAGCGCACACCCCTGCACAAAGCCATTTTAGGCAAGCACGGGGGCCGCCTCAGCGCTCAGCGTTTATTGCAGCGAATCACATCGTTCTCAAAAACTGCAGGGGGTGTGACCAGCTTGCCCAGCCAATCAGCTTTGGGTTCATTTGCATAGGTCCGAATCAAATGTTCACAAACTCTAGAAATGGATGATATAAACaagtttctttttcccttatcTTTCCTTCTGAAAGTTATAGTGTTCCTCGTTGATTATACAGCAATCAGAATTAGAAAACTCGACACTGAGCTCACCCTCACCAATAGTGGCGTTCATGGATATCCCATGTTCTCTCCAGGCCACTTCCTGTAGTGTTACAGCTCTTTTAGAATTTGTCTAGCAGGTTTTCCGGTTTTTACCGGAAGACCCCCTCCACAATACGTTTTCAACAATAGAGCTACCTCGGTTCTCGGAGTGGTTTTcgcttttaggttttttttttttttttttttcaccccccAATGGCATCGAGTCCAGCTGGGTCATCTCTCGTTTTAAGGCGTTTTGGCGTTTAGTATTACGCTGCACCGCGAGGCTTCCGGCTGTCGCTGATGCTGCTTCCCTTCCACCCCCGTCAGTTTCGGGAGTCGCTCTAGCAGGCTGATCGTTTTTCCCGTGCATTTCCTTGGTTCGGCTGCACGTGCAGCTTTTGTTACCCTATGGCGTCCGCCTCGGCCCAACCTGCGGCCCTGAGTGCCGAGCAAGCCAAGGGTGAGAAGCATTCTAGCCACCGGGTGGGCTTCCTGTTGGAGAAGGGCGCGGGCGGAGGGTACGGAGCGAGAGGTGTAGTTGCGCCGCCGGGAAATGGGAGCACAGGAtaccatctttctctctcccccaaaaggGGTCCTTGCCCCTAGAGCGAGGGAATCTAGGCCGAGTTTATCGGGTTACTATGGCTTCAGCCCACTAAttccctgccctcttccctgcGCTTTCGGTTGGGCCCGCCGGCCATGCTCTGACGCCTACCCGGGGATGCATCTGCCGCACAGTGGTCCTGGCCGAGGTCATCCAGGCGTTCTCGGCCCCGGAGAACGCCGTGCGCATGGACGAGGCTCGGGACAACGCGTGCAACGACATGGGCAAAATGCTGCAATTCGTGCTGCCCGTGGCCACGCAGATTCAGCAGGAGGTTATCAAGGCCTATGGCTTCAGCTGCGACGGGGAAGGTGGGTCGGATGAGGGTCGGGGTGAGTGGGTCCGGGAGAGGGCGCTCGATCCATCGGGTCCCTGAGCCGTCCTCCCTCATCTTGCCACACGGAGGCAGCCACAATCTGACGAACAGTATTGGCGGGCAGAGCCAAGGGTCTCCTGTGAACTTGTGCCAGGCGAAGTCTTAAATGCTGTTTGCAGTTACCCGTAATTATACTGTTACCCCATTTTAAGATGAGGGAACAGACTCTAGCAGTAAACTAAGTGCCTGAGGTCACAGCAGAGCTGGACTGGAACCCCCTTCCGATAGCTCTAGTTGGATGTCTGCGTGACAGTGCACTTGTGCAGCCCCTCCAACGTGTTTTAGCTAGTCTCTTTTGGAGGGGTTGGCTGGCTAATTTCCTTGATGAGATCATGGTGTTCCCCAAAGGTGCTTATTGATTCAGCCCAGTTGGCCCATGGCCCTCCTGTGTCCAGGTTATAGACTTGAGATCTTGTGGATGTTCATGCTTCAGGTTCTTGTGACTAAATTGCTAAAATGTTTCACCTGATCATGAGACACACACTGCTTTGGGATATTTCATTCAGTGCATCCCATCCAGTTGTGATGGGTATAGACCTGGAAATGGTTCACCCAAAGGACACAGGGCAGAGGACTGCTTGTGTCTTATTTTGTAGACCGCTCCCTGACTAGAGGGGGAGCAACCAGTGACTCAGGCTCAAGCTGCCCCCTCCTGATGTCTGGGGCACACTTGTCCCCTGGGGGTGTGGGTTGACGCTCCACTTCCCCTTGCAGGTGTCCTTAAGTTTGCCCGCTTGGTCAAGTCTTATGAAGCCCAGGATCCCGAGATTGCCAGCTTGTCGGGCAAGCTGAAGGCGTTGTTCCTGCCACCCATGACATTGCCGCCCCACGGGCCTGCTCCCGGTGGCAGCGTGGCTGCCTCCTGAGGGTCGGCCCTCCCCTGGGACACTGCCCAGGAAGGGAAGACCTTGATGTTCCAGAGGATAATAAACATGCCTGTGACTTAGCCTCAGTGTCAGTCTTTTGTGACCCTGACAACCTCCACCGCTTGGCCCCAGGTTCCCTCTGCCATTCCAGGCTGCTTCAACTCCCTGTCCAGATCCTTCCTAGGTTCCTGCTGGGCCCAACTCTGCCTGCTCCAGGGCACGGTGGGAGGAAGGACTTGCCCCTTAACACCCTGGATGGGTGGGTGGTCGGGCCTGCACAGGTGGCACCTCTTCTTCCTGGGTTTTTCCTGAGGCCCcctggcttgtgtgtgtgtgctgggaggCTCCCCTATTGGTTGGTGTTCCCTTGGCCAGGGTTACTTCCTGGTCTTTGCCTCCACCCGCCCTCCCTCCAGCTGCTCTGTCAGCTTGAGCTCCAGGTGGAGCTCCAAGtggctcctcccctcccaaaGGAAGGAGGCCAGGACGACGGCCCTGGACTACCCAGCGGGGCTGGAGGTAGAGTCCGGCCTCTGTGGGCAGTCTGAGGCCAGCCCCGCCCACCTGTCCCTTTTTCAGGGATCACTAGTCAGGGGGCTCGTCGTCGTCGCTGTGGTGCCATTGGCCTGGAGGGCTGCATCAAGGAGGAAGTAGCTGAGTTCCCAGTGTTCTTCCTCACCTGTTTGGGCTACTGTGCACAGCTGCGCCCAGGCTCGGCCCCACCCCTTGTGGCCCTCTGCCTGTGACTCCCCCATCCCTCTGGGGAGATGCTGTCCGGTGGGTAAGTCCCCGGCTCCACCTGGCCGCCACGGCCTCCTCTTAGtttgggagagaggggcagggagggttcTTGCTCATTCCTGGCAGGTGTGCGACCATAAGGGCGATCtacttcctgtccctccctcaaGATTTGAGGAACTCTAGGCTCATTcatgcccctctgccccctcctccttttctctgtctagCGCGTTTCCCCCGACCAGATGTGTATTTATTCTCTCCATTGCATGTTTCCCTTCACTCTCTGGCCTCCTGCTTCTGCTGTCTGCTTACCAGAAACCCTGGGTCGCCCACATCATCTGAAACATAACGTGTCTGGGAGGCAGACCTGAGAAAGCTCCCCCTTCTTCCCATGTAACTTCCCAATGTCTGGTGTTCATTCTACTTTCCTTCGGTGCCCCTCTGCGTCCCCCTCCCAtgcatcattcattcaacagatgcaGGCGGGGCACCTGTGCCAGGTACCTTTTACGGTGCTGGCAATGATGGAGTGAAGAAGATGGGGTCCTTGCCCCCACGGAGCTTCATTCCAGTGGGAGGCAGCAGACTACACAAAGAACCCAGTAAATAGGACAGTTTTAGATTCTCAGGAGTGTTCTGCAGAAACGTGAAAACAGCTTCAAGTGTTTGCTAGCAAGTG
This genomic window contains:
- the CB4H12orf57 gene encoding protein C10, whose protein sequence is MASASAQPAALSAEQAKVVLAEVIQAFSAPENAVRMDEARDNACNDMGKMLQFVLPVATQIQQEVIKAYGFSCDGEGVLKFARLVKSYEAQDPEIASLSGKLKALFLPPMTLPPHGPAPGGSVAAS